A stretch of the Synergistota bacterium genome encodes the following:
- a CDS encoding M20 family metallo-hydrolase, translating to MLTRIRTYLEEKRDSMVKSLCDIISVPALAPEAGGDGEMKKAKVVVRKAKELGLPLPRWYDCLDWRVSDGARPNFIITIEGEDKSRTFWLITHLDVVAPGDLRLWETDPFKPVVKGGKVFGRGAEDNGQEIVAALYALSFLIREGIKPKINVSLAFVSDEESGSNYGMLHLLKQGVFKKGDIALVPDAGESDGLFIEVAEKSMLWLRFTLGGKQAHASMPHEGLNTNFIASKIIVELHEELYRKFDQQNELFIPPFSTFEPTMREKNVDNINTIPAKDVFYFDCRIIPQVNIDEVLSYIKEKAENIASSYGATLELEVINRSEAPPYQGVESPSLELLKACIRKGIEGEPRIGGISWITLATFLRKEGIDTLVWSKRDNTASRPNEYCRVDNLLKSAEIFILMMLGI from the coding sequence ATGCTCACTAGGATAAGAACATATCTTGAGGAAAAGCGTGACAGCATGGTTAAGAGTTTATGTGATATAATTTCCGTTCCTGCTCTTGCACCTGAGGCTGGTGGAGATGGAGAGATGAAGAAAGCTAAAGTAGTTGTTAGGAAAGCTAAAGAACTTGGTCTTCCACTTCCACGGTGGTATGATTGCTTGGATTGGAGAGTTAGTGATGGAGCTCGACCAAATTTTATTATCACTATTGAAGGAGAGGATAAATCTAGAACCTTTTGGTTAATAACGCATTTAGATGTAGTAGCTCCAGGAGATTTAAGATTGTGGGAAACTGATCCATTCAAACCTGTTGTAAAGGGAGGAAAGGTTTTTGGCAGAGGCGCTGAAGATAACGGTCAAGAAATAGTTGCAGCTCTGTATGCTCTTTCTTTTTTAATCAGGGAAGGGATAAAGCCCAAAATTAACGTTTCCCTTGCCTTTGTTTCTGACGAAGAATCTGGAAGCAATTATGGTATGTTGCATCTTCTTAAGCAAGGTGTATTTAAAAAGGGTGATATTGCATTGGTTCCTGATGCTGGTGAGTCAGACGGTCTTTTCATTGAGGTTGCAGAGAAAAGCATGCTTTGGCTTAGGTTTACTTTAGGGGGAAAGCAAGCCCATGCTAGTATGCCTCATGAAGGGCTAAATACAAATTTTATAGCCTCTAAGATAATAGTTGAGCTTCATGAGGAGCTTTATAGAAAGTTTGATCAGCAAAACGAGCTTTTTATTCCTCCTTTTTCTACTTTCGAGCCTACTATGAGAGAGAAAAACGTAGACAATATAAATACCATACCTGCAAAGGATGTTTTTTACTTTGACTGTAGGATAATCCCACAAGTTAACATTGATGAGGTTTTGAGTTATATAAAGGAAAAAGCAGAGAATATAGCCTCTTCTTATGGAGCTACATTAGAATTAGAGGTAATAAATAGAAGTGAAGCTCCTCCTTATCAAGGAGTCGAGAGTCCAAGCTTAGAGCTCTTAAAAGCTTGTATAAGAAAAGGAATAGAAGGAGAGCCTCGAATCGGGGGTATAAGTTGGATCACGTTGGCTACCTTTCTTCGAAAAGAAGGTATAGATACTCTTGTTTGGAGTAAGCGAGATAATACAGCAAGTCGCCCCAATGAATATTGTCGTGTAGATAACTTGCTTAAAAGTGCTGAAATCTTTATACTTATGATGCTTGGTATTTAA
- a CDS encoding bifunctional nuclease family protein produces MEKVVHISGVLMDPNEGGFFVLLEELEGEKALLIGIGPMEARSIWDALNGNFFFRPLTHDLIRNMLDSLKINLQKIVVTKLENNVFYANLYLQKETGELVVMDSRPSDAIAIALRTKSPIYVNEEVLHQAGVPKENVKSLLSKEEGEGRKVIN; encoded by the coding sequence ATGGAAAAAGTAGTACACATCTCGGGAGTTTTAATGGATCCTAATGAGGGAGGGTTTTTCGTACTATTAGAGGAACTAGAGGGAGAAAAAGCCTTACTTATAGGCATAGGACCAATGGAAGCAAGATCAATATGGGATGCATTAAACGGTAATTTCTTTTTCCGACCACTAACCCACGATCTAATTAGAAACATGCTCGACAGTCTTAAGATCAATCTTCAGAAAATTGTAGTTACAAAGCTTGAAAACAATGTATTTTACGCAAATCTCTATCTACAAAAGGAAACCGGAGAACTTGTAGTAATGGATTCTCGTCCGAGTGACGCTATAGCTATTGCACTAAGAACGAAAAGTCCTATTTATGTAAATGAAGAGGTCCTTCACCAAGCAGGAGTTCCTAAGGAAAACGTCAAAAGTTTACTCTCCAAGGAAGAAGGGGAGGGAAGAAAAGTAATAAATTAA
- a CDS encoding ABC transporter permease: MLLFRIFKWVLRGKWEFSSLKEQMSRVGVDSLPLIVITFAFAGMVIAVQMVDQFIRFGAESLIGGIIGLSISRELAPVMTALIVTGRVGASFAAEIGTMKVTEQIDALEVMGVDPVNYLVVPRFLACTFMLPVLTIFSDFVGIIGGYFVVMTREVNVMVYKTSLSELMDPIDVIGGLIKSSVFGGTIALVSCYAGMNASGGARGVGVMTTAAVVVSNMLILVLNYFLSVLIFSLRVI; the protein is encoded by the coding sequence TTGCTTCTATTTAGAATATTTAAATGGGTTTTGAGAGGGAAGTGGGAGTTTTCCTCATTAAAGGAGCAAATGTCTCGAGTTGGAGTAGACTCCCTTCCACTAATAGTAATTACCTTTGCTTTTGCTGGAATGGTTATAGCAGTTCAAATGGTCGATCAGTTTATAAGATTTGGAGCAGAAAGTCTCATTGGTGGTATAATTGGCCTTTCTATTTCAAGGGAGCTAGCCCCTGTTATGACTGCTCTAATAGTCACTGGGAGGGTGGGAGCTTCCTTTGCAGCTGAAATAGGTACAATGAAGGTAACTGAGCAGATAGATGCCCTTGAGGTGATGGGGGTTGATCCAGTTAATTATCTGGTAGTTCCTAGATTTCTTGCATGTACATTCATGCTTCCTGTACTAACTATTTTTAGTGACTTTGTTGGTATAATAGGGGGATACTTTGTGGTCATGACAAGAGAAGTCAATGTCATGGTTTATAAAACTTCTTTAAGTGAACTTATGGATCCTATTGACGTTATCGGCGGCTTGATTAAGTCAAGTGTTTTTGGAGGAACGATAGCATTGGTTAGTTGTTACGCTGGTATGAATGCTTCTGGAGGTGCGAGAGGGGTTGGAGTGATGACCACAGCTGCTGTCGTGGTTTCCAATATGCTTATTTTGGTACTTAACTATTTTCTCTCAGTATTAATATTTTCTTTGAGGGTTATATGA
- a CDS encoding ABC transporter ATP-binding protein: MIVVDSVKKRLGGKEVLKGISLEIFEGEAFVIIGPSGCGKSVLLKNIMGLIKPDEGRIIINDVDITKASREKLMEVRRSMGVVFQGGALFDSLTVFENVAFPLRKLLNLPEKEVRERVKIALERVGLEGVEGFYPEELSGGMRKRVAFARAVVSMPRILLLDEPTTGLDPVTSATIDDLIINLKRSLSLTLVMVTHDMRSAFRIADRLAMLYDGFIVLQGNAKELKNGENPFIKQFLEGSLEGPICVKLA; encoded by the coding sequence ATGATAGTTGTTGACTCTGTTAAGAAAAGATTGGGAGGAAAAGAGGTATTAAAAGGTATATCTTTGGAAATTTTTGAAGGAGAAGCTTTTGTTATCATAGGCCCATCTGGTTGTGGTAAATCTGTGCTATTGAAGAACATAATGGGGCTTATAAAACCTGATGAGGGTAGAATAATAATAAACGATGTCGATATTACTAAAGCTTCCCGTGAAAAGCTTATGGAGGTAAGGAGGTCGATGGGTGTTGTTTTTCAGGGAGGAGCCCTTTTTGATTCTTTAACTGTTTTTGAGAACGTGGCTTTTCCTTTGAGAAAACTTTTAAATCTTCCTGAAAAAGAAGTAAGAGAGAGGGTTAAAATTGCTTTGGAGAGAGTTGGCCTTGAGGGAGTTGAAGGTTTTTATCCTGAAGAGCTTTCTGGTGGTATGAGAAAGAGAGTTGCTTTTGCTAGAGCTGTAGTTTCTATGCCTAGGATACTTCTCCTAGATGAACCTACCACAGGTTTAGATCCGGTTACTTCAGCTACTATAGATGATTTGATAATTAATCTTAAAAGAAGCCTATCTCTGACTTTAGTTATGGTTACTCATGACATGAGAAGCGCTTTCAGAATAGCTGATAGGCTTGCTATGCTTTATGATGGTTTTATAGTTTTGCAAGGTAATGCTAAAGAATTGAAGAACGGAGAAAATCCGTTCATAAAGCAGTTTCTTGAAGGGAGTCTGGAGGGACCTATATGCGTGAAGTTAGCTTAG
- a CDS encoding MlaD family protein, which translates to MREVSLGLVIVLSLLALGTMIFLTGELPWERKGHTLITARFDYVGGLKEGDAVRVAGVKVGKVLSISIGDDGVYVVMMLSPEVRLRKGSLFTIGTAGIVGEKYVEIIPQFEGEPFKPGEKVEGISPYRFEELLGELRLSIQRFGRVMDEVEKLIGDEAFRRSIKEGTQRLNEVLEEAKESLEKFKVAASNIDEKASKLMDELRLTVSENRKDIKALVENLRLTSERLRDFASRFATPENVQMLEETLLSIKKAAEEISSLARGFSESDINRTVEDVKFTVEETKRVVERIKTLKVEGGARFRYGKSSFVAEEEGFTDVWFRLELPNEQDSLFVAIDDLGGENEFSFLLEKKIGRNFSHKFGVIRGEPGYAIFHQASPRFSWEFTLRNVKEFELDLSLWYRLFYSNERKLFLFSRFDYQSGELRPSIGIEYRF; encoded by the coding sequence ATGCGTGAAGTTAGCTTAGGCTTAGTCATAGTGCTTTCTCTTTTAGCTTTGGGAACAATGATATTTTTGACAGGAGAGCTACCCTGGGAAAGAAAGGGGCACACTTTGATAACCGCTCGTTTCGATTATGTAGGAGGACTCAAGGAGGGAGATGCAGTTAGAGTTGCTGGGGTAAAGGTTGGAAAGGTTCTTTCTATTTCTATAGGTGATGACGGAGTATATGTAGTTATGATGCTTTCTCCAGAGGTAAGGCTTAGAAAAGGTAGTTTATTTACCATAGGAACTGCTGGAATAGTGGGCGAAAAGTATGTGGAGATCATACCTCAATTTGAGGGGGAGCCTTTTAAACCTGGTGAAAAGGTTGAGGGGATCTCACCTTATAGGTTTGAAGAGCTTTTAGGTGAGCTAAGGTTGTCTATACAGAGATTTGGGAGAGTCATGGATGAGGTTGAGAAGCTTATAGGGGATGAAGCTTTTAGGAGGTCTATAAAGGAGGGGACACAGAGGTTGAATGAAGTTCTTGAGGAAGCTAAGGAAAGCCTTGAGAAATTCAAAGTAGCCGCAAGCAACATTGATGAAAAGGCTTCTAAGCTTATGGATGAGCTGAGACTAACGGTTTCGGAAAACAGGAAAGATATCAAGGCTTTGGTTGAAAATCTCCGTTTAACGAGCGAAAGGCTTAGGGACTTCGCTAGTAGGTTTGCTACACCTGAAAATGTTCAAATGTTGGAGGAGACTTTGCTTTCTATTAAAAAAGCAGCAGAGGAGATTTCTTCCTTAGCTAGAGGGTTTTCGGAAAGTGATATAAATAGGACAGTAGAGGATGTTAAGTTTACCGTAGAGGAGACGAAGAGGGTAGTAGAGAGAATTAAGACCTTAAAAGTTGAAGGAGGGGCAAGATTTAGGTATGGTAAGTCTTCATTTGTAGCGGAAGAGGAAGGGTTTACTGATGTATGGTTCAGGTTGGAGCTCCCTAATGAGCAAGATAGCTTATTTGTGGCTATTGATGATTTAGGAGGAGAGAATGAATTTAGCTTCCTTCTTGAGAAAAAGATAGGGAGGAATTTTTCGCATAAGTTTGGAGTAATAAGGGGGGAGCCTGGCTATGCTATCTTTCACCAGGCTTCCCCGAGGTTTTCTTGGGAATTCACTTTGCGTAATGTTAAGGAGTTTGAGTTGGACCTCTCTTTGTGGTATAGGCTATTTTATAGCAACGAGAGAAAACTCTTCCTTTTTAGCAGGTTTGATTATCAAAGTGGTGAGTTGAGACCTTCTATAGGTATAGAGTATAGGTTTTAA
- a CDS encoding aminopeptidase — MKRKSAWEKLLPEEREESYKIGEKFKEFLNNVKTEWEAIRYAEKALKEKAHRIFKLKEKIIGVALKGELPLEEGLRIVAAHVDTPRIDLKVHPLYEKHGIALFETHYYGGIKKYQWLNIPLSLHGRIVKENGKIIEWKIGEESEDPVFVIPDLLPHLAYKQMEKKASEFIEGETLDIVVGNMPIEEEKEEKEKVKLKILKILKEKYDIEEEDFVSSDIEAVPAYKAQDIGFDKSMIGGYGQDDRICAFAGIEAFLKVEKPKHSILLILADREEIGSFGISGLESNILRKWVIELLEEWEGNSSNLILERTLWNSKAISADVHAAVNPLFEEVHEIKNAALLGYGIAISRFTGVRGKAGGSEADAEYTGWIRRLFNENNIAWQAAELGKVDEGGGGTVAKFLARFGVEVVDCGPPLLNMHSPFEISSKADLFSAIKGYKVFFES; from the coding sequence ATGAAGAGAAAAAGCGCATGGGAAAAGCTTCTTCCCGAGGAAAGAGAAGAAAGCTATAAAATTGGTGAAAAATTTAAAGAGTTTTTAAATAATGTTAAGACAGAATGGGAAGCTATAAGATATGCTGAAAAAGCCCTTAAAGAAAAAGCCCATAGGATATTCAAGCTTAAAGAAAAAATAATAGGAGTAGCACTTAAGGGAGAACTTCCCCTAGAAGAAGGTCTAAGGATAGTTGCAGCTCACGTAGATACACCAAGAATAGATCTTAAAGTACATCCTTTATATGAAAAGCATGGCATAGCTTTATTTGAAACTCATTATTACGGCGGTATCAAAAAATACCAGTGGCTTAACATACCTTTATCTCTTCACGGAAGGATAGTAAAGGAAAACGGCAAAATCATAGAATGGAAAATAGGAGAGGAAAGCGAAGATCCTGTATTCGTAATACCTGATCTGCTACCTCACTTAGCTTATAAGCAGATGGAAAAAAAAGCCTCGGAATTCATAGAAGGAGAAACCCTTGACATCGTAGTTGGAAACATGCCTATAGAGGAAGAAAAAGAGGAAAAGGAAAAAGTTAAACTTAAAATTTTGAAGATATTAAAGGAAAAATACGATATCGAGGAAGAAGATTTTGTTAGCTCCGATATTGAGGCGGTCCCAGCTTATAAAGCTCAGGATATAGGCTTTGATAAAAGTATGATAGGAGGATATGGCCAAGATGATAGGATATGCGCATTTGCTGGAATAGAAGCCTTTCTGAAAGTAGAAAAACCCAAACACTCTATACTCCTAATATTAGCTGATAGAGAGGAAATCGGAAGCTTTGGAATAAGCGGACTAGAGTCAAATATCCTAAGGAAGTGGGTAATAGAGCTTCTTGAAGAATGGGAAGGGAATTCGTCTAATCTCATTCTTGAGAGAACCCTTTGGAATAGTAAGGCCATCTCAGCAGATGTTCATGCTGCGGTTAACCCTCTCTTTGAGGAGGTTCACGAGATAAAAAACGCAGCTTTACTTGGATATGGAATTGCGATATCAAGATTTACTGGCGTAAGAGGAAAAGCCGGTGGAAGCGAAGCTGATGCGGAATACACGGGCTGGATAAGAAGATTATTCAATGAAAATAATATAGCTTGGCAGGCAGCCGAGCTAGGAAAGGTTGATGAAGGTGGAGGAGGAACCGTAGCCAAGTTTCTAGCAAGATTTGGAGTAGAAGTTGTGGACTGTGGACCACCTTTACTTAACATGCACTCGCCCTTCGAAATTTCGAGTAAAGCAGATCTTTTTTCGGCAATAAAGGGGTATAAAGTTTTCTTTGAAAGTTAA
- a CDS encoding methyl-accepting chemotaxis protein, with amino-acid sequence MRTSLRLKILILVLISVLVPLGVSTFISVNTSGQTVENLSIRFFSIMGDFIATKISSFIEEKLRSVKEYSGRGSFLTAISINMAETAIGDMMRIVKEDPSFLAFQLYNMNGKMIATNEESIKIPREVVEKALSLGKEGKAFISNVLDLNLKEEKFGIALSHPVQTFGILIGILRFSSISQVTKKSEEDLKSKTGFESAYPYIVDLKKRLLVHHPKLENIGKTLSELNLNKLEDDLTNQKRVSRYAFQGKEKFVAVNYIENGDIKLAVATGVNLEEILSPLSSIRKKSIFAGIVIAIVFLLIGILLGNSIVNPIRRLMGLAQRAALGDLSFYIPKLTKDEVGDLCESLNSMINSLRDIISSVTQRSLKLDESSSILLNICEENAKATSTTSEKIIEVTENTKKQTEELLQASQALTNLSHIVESAYKNVKATGNASAKAEDASIKIKEASQHVIENMSEIRREVLSTAEAVKKLGDRSREISQIVDLITSIADQTNLLALNAAIEAARAGEAGRGFAVVAEEVRKLAEASGQAAMQISKLIEEVRKDTELAVQSMIKSSKAVEKGTSLVEESKLAVEAIISSVSETKKLIDDLEDIISREVKTSEEVVKIINEVSVKAEKNAQAIEDVSASVQEITASSEELASTASELREISRFVKETISKFKIEETQIKEVEA; translated from the coding sequence ATATAGTGGAAGAGGTTCTTTCTTAACTGCTATATCTATAAATATGGCAGAAACCGCCATAGGAGATATGATGAGGATAGTTAAAGAAGATCCCTCATTTCTAGCTTTTCAGCTTTACAACATGAATGGTAAAATGATAGCTACAAACGAAGAGAGCATAAAGATACCTAGGGAAGTAGTAGAAAAGGCTTTAAGCTTAGGAAAAGAGGGTAAAGCTTTTATAAGCAATGTATTGGATCTAAACTTAAAAGAGGAAAAGTTTGGAATAGCTCTCTCACACCCCGTTCAAACTTTTGGAATACTTATCGGAATTTTACGTTTTTCAAGCATATCTCAGGTAACTAAAAAATCAGAAGAAGACCTTAAGAGCAAAACAGGTTTTGAAAGCGCTTATCCTTATATAGTAGATCTTAAAAAACGCTTGCTGGTTCACCATCCAAAACTAGAAAATATTGGGAAAACCTTAAGCGAGCTTAACTTAAATAAGCTTGAAGACGATCTAACCAATCAAAAAAGGGTCAGTAGATACGCATTTCAGGGAAAGGAAAAATTTGTAGCGGTAAATTATATTGAGAACGGAGATATAAAATTAGCTGTAGCAACAGGCGTAAATCTTGAAGAAATCCTTTCTCCATTATCTTCGATCAGAAAGAAGTCCATTTTCGCCGGCATCGTAATCGCCATTGTCTTTCTTCTCATTGGTATCTTACTTGGAAACAGTATCGTAAACCCTATAAGAAGACTTATGGGATTAGCTCAAAGAGCAGCACTGGGAGATCTTTCTTTTTACATACCAAAGCTAACAAAGGATGAAGTAGGAGACCTATGTGAAAGCTTAAACTCTATGATAAACTCGCTTAGGGATATAATAAGCAGTGTAACACAAAGAAGCCTCAAGCTTGACGAATCTTCCTCTATCTTATTAAACATATGCGAAGAAAATGCTAAAGCTACCTCTACAACATCAGAAAAAATCATAGAAGTTACAGAAAACACCAAAAAGCAAACAGAAGAGTTACTGCAAGCCTCTCAAGCGCTAACTAACCTTTCCCATATAGTAGAATCAGCTTACAAAAATGTGAAAGCTACAGGAAATGCATCTGCTAAAGCTGAAGATGCTTCTATCAAAATAAAGGAAGCCTCTCAACACGTAATTGAAAACATGAGCGAAATTAGAAGAGAGGTTCTTTCAACAGCAGAGGCTGTAAAAAAACTTGGAGATAGATCTAGAGAGATAAGTCAAATAGTCGATCTAATAACAAGTATAGCTGATCAAACTAATCTGTTAGCTTTAAATGCGGCTATAGAAGCAGCAAGAGCCGGAGAAGCAGGGAGAGGATTCGCTGTAGTTGCTGAAGAGGTTAGAAAACTTGCTGAAGCTTCTGGACAAGCAGCAATGCAGATATCAAAGCTTATCGAGGAGGTAAGAAAAGACACCGAATTAGCAGTTCAAAGCATGATCAAAAGCAGTAAAGCTGTAGAAAAGGGAACAAGCTTAGTAGAAGAATCAAAGCTTGCTGTAGAAGCTATAATATCCTCAGTAAGTGAAACCAAAAAACTTATCGATGACCTTGAGGATATAATTTCGAGAGAAGTTAAAACTTCAGAAGAAGTAGTTAAAATAATAAATGAAGTGAGCGTAAAAGCAGAAAAGAACGCTCAAGCAATAGAGGATGTTTCAGCAAGCGTTCAAGAAATAACCGCCTCTAGCGAAGAGCTAGCCTCCACAGCTTCAGAACTCAGGGAAATATCAAGGTTCGTGAAGGAAACCATCTCAAAATTTAAGATAGAAGAAACCCAAATAAAGGAGGTCGAAGCATGA